From the Capsicum annuum cultivar UCD-10X-F1 unplaced genomic scaffold, UCD10Xv1.1 ctg2683, whole genome shotgun sequence genome, the window CCGGAGTTGGAGCAAAAAACAAAGACAAGTAGTAAGTGGGGATGCTAGAAAGTGTGCTCTTAATAAGCACTTCCTTCCCACCCttgtataaatattttctttgtcaccCTGCTAGTCTTTTCTCGACTCTCTGAATATCGGACTCCACACAGTGTGATCCATGTGCAAAGCACCTAAAGGTATTCCAAGATATGTGGTCGGAAGAGCCCCAACCTTACAATTCAAAACTCGAGCAAGTGATGCAATATCATTCACCTCCCCAGTCGAAAATATCACACATTTCCTCAAATTGATTTTAAGTCTTGACACTACCTGAAACCAAGTGAGAGTTTGGCCTAAATAATCTAATTGGGTCACAATTGCATCACAAAACACCAAGGTATCATCACGAACAACAAATGAGACATTGATATTGTCCCTTCTCCCCCAACCACCGCATCAAAACCCTTCAAGTAGCCTCCCGAAACAATTTTATCCATCATCTTGCTCAGGGATtccataactaaaataaacaacttcGGCGATAGAAGCTCCCCTTGTGTCAAACCCCTCGAGCTCCCAAAGAATTCTAACGGGTTACTATTTACCAACACAGAAAATCTCACTGAAGAAATGTAAAAATAGATCCATTTCCTCCACTTCTCCCCAAAACCTATTTGAAGCATAATGGAATCTAAGAATTTCCGATTTACATGATCGTATGCCTTTACAAGGTCAAGTTTGCACAAAACACCTGGTAATTGCTTTCTCCTAGAATCCACCACTTCAATAGCCACCAATTTTGTATCCAAAATTTTTCTGACCTCCACAAATACATTATGTGAAGTAGAAACTGTCTCATCCAACAACTTCTTCTTGAGTCTAATAGAAAACACCTTAGAAAGAATCTTGTAAATGCTTCCCGCTAAGCTAATAGGTCTATAGTCTTTCACGCTTGTACCACCCTCTCGTTTAGGGATAATGACAACGAACGAGGCATTCGAACTTCTTTTGAATTCACCACTATTTTGGAACTTAGCAATAGAATCGAATTCACCACTATTTTTGAACTTAGCAATAGAATCCATCAAATAGGTTTTGACTGTATTCCAGCAATGGTGAAAAAAATCCAAAGTGAAACCATCTGGCCTGGAGCTTTGTCACCCGCACAGCACTTCACTGCTCTTTTCACTTCCTCTTCCTTGAACGCCCTCTCCAATTTGACTGAACTCTAACACCCCTCCCCCCCTCTCCCCCTCAAGGTAGGCTTCCACTTTGCTTTCTCTTTAAACAATTTTTCATAATAATCTACAACTGCCCACTCTACTTCCTCTTTCCCTGCAAGGCTCACCCCATTAGTCTCCACTGATTCTATAGGGTTCCTCCTTCTATTAGCTATTGCCACCCTGGGAAAGAATTTTGTATTAGAGTCCCCCTCCTTCAACCATAATGCTCTCGATTTTTGCTTCCAACTAACCTCTTGAGTCAAAGCCAATATAGCTAACTCGGTTTTCAACAATTCTTTCCTCTCTTTCTCCCTCGTATCTAACCCCCTCTCCAACTCCCCTACTTCATTCATAATGTCTCTCATCTTCATGTCTACCCTCCCAAACGCCTCTTTATTCCACCCCCATGTCTACTATAAATAATTTCAACTTCTTGACTAGCCTATAAGAAGCCTCCCCTCCACTACATAACTACTCCACCATGTAGCTACTTTCTCCTGAAAATCAGCCACATTTAGCCACATATTCTCAATCTAAAAGGAGATCTCATCCGCCTTCCTCTACGACCATCCAACAATATAGGTGAATGGTCTGACAACAGCTGTGGAAGAGGAACCTGGATCGCATTGGATGCCATCTCCTCCCAAGTGGTAGACACAAGAAATCTGTCTGATCTCGATCTAGAAAAAGAGTCTTCCGACCTCGATCAAGTGAAAGAGGCACCTGTCAAAAGCAAATCAATAAGAAGAAAGCCATATATAAACTCTAAACTCCTCCATGGCCCTAGACACCACCCTATCCTCGCCTTTCAGAATCTAATGGTTAAAATCCCTCTTAACACCCAAGAAATATCCCATCTCCCCATACCAACACCCAATTCCTCCCAGAAAGTCTCCTTTGAGCTCTTCCCCACCAGTCAATACACACCCTCAAAACCCCATTCCATTCTTTTTTCCATGCCTTGAACCACATTCCTAACATGAAATCTTCCTTATAAACCTCCACACACTCAACCTTTTCTTTATCCCAAAGAATGAGAATTCCTCCCACACTTCCTTGGGCCGGGATGTAGTCATACTTCACCCACCTACCCCACACAcacttttaattgtattatctgtCAAAATCTCGATTATTGTTTCTTGAATACATATCACATCCGCTCCCCATTCCATAAACCCTGCTTTAATGATGGCCCTTTGTTGTATTGTTTATACTTACTAAAAAAACGAGTACTGTTAATTTCCTCTGTGCTCTCTTTTTGCTCTTGCCAAGTTTAGTCAAAAGTTTTTCGTCTAAATCGCTGTTTCATGTAGGATACTAGCTGTTTATCAGTTCTTTTTCCTTTATCTTCCATTTTAGTTCTTTAACCTTCTACTCTGTAGAATTACAATCGtgaaaatttaggaaattttccaGTGGTGACCTGATTGATTATTGTTTTAATGTGCAGTGAATATATTATTGATTTAATGGGAGCACCAGGTGCGCTGATTCCTACTGAGGCACCGAGTGCTCAATTACAAAGTTATGCAGTAGATGTGCACAGTGTAACACCACTTCCTTCTGGTGGCACTATCATTTCATTTCCTGTATTAGACACACAAACTGGAACAGAATCAGGTTCAGTTACTACTACTCATGGAGCTGCCAATACATTGATTTCAAGCACAGAACCAGCTTTCTACCGCAATGAAGCAAAGGGGGATTGTGGAGTTAGAACTGTAAGCACCCAGATTGAGCATGACTCTGGAAATCTCCTTCCATTGTCGCCTAGATTATGTGATGCTTCAGCAGTTTCCCATGATAATGCATCCATTGCACAAATAACTCAGGCTAGAGAAGCTTGCGAGAATGTGAACGGTCTTGCAGAAAACTCAGAAGTTAAACTTCAAGGTGTTTTCTCGCAGAGTCAAATGTATTTGCAACCAGATCTGGTTTTAGGAGTTGTTGCTGGAAAAAATCAATTATCAGAGGAAAGGATTGTTGATACTAGACAAAGTTCAGAAAATAACATGCAGTCTCTTGTAGCCTTCACCAGGATGCAGTTTCCTTACAGTATCTCCTATAAAAGCGAACAGTATACTGTTGCTGCACCGGGAGACCATACACTAAATGATACTTCAGGTGAGAATTTTGCACATGTTAGATGTAGAATGAATGACACAATCCAAACAGGTCATGGAGCATTTGTGGGTTTCTAATTTATTCATTTTCCTAAATCTTTTAAAAGAGCAGTCTGAAAGTTGTTTTACTTGATGAAGGTGATAAATTCTATAGGGAGAAGTTTGGAAATATTTCAGATAACAATTGTACTTTCAAAGATAAAGAATCAACTACAAAAGCAAGGGAAATGGTTACTTGCATGCAGTCCAAGTCTTATGCGGTGCAGAAAGAACAGCTTGACCCGATGCTACGTGGAGTGGGAGAGTGGGAAATTCCGTGGGAAAATCTCCATGTTTTTGAACGTATTGGTATTGGTAAGACTCAGtgctttaatttcatcttctGTGATTGGACATGGATGGGTGATGCAACCTTGGAGAAAAGTTAGTGCGGCTTTATCTAAAGTCAGATTTAagctttcacttttttcttttctgttgTAAACATATGGCTACATGTTTTGCTATCTTCTTGTTAAATGATAGAAGAAAAATAGCAGAGCTAGACTGAAAGTTCAGTATGTTATTCGTAAACTATGTAGTTCACAGTTCATATGCAGTTACCTAATGATGTCAGGTACAGTATTATTCTAAATTGAgttcaataaaaataaagatgtgtacATATAAATGTGTGCTCAGTCATATAGAGCAGTCATACTTTTATTCTCTGTAAAAAGGCCACTTCTTATGTTATTAAACTTGGTCATAAGCAAAAACAAAATgtcaaatcattttctttttcctagTTTTTGTGTTTTCAGGTTTATTCATTTCACATTGTCTTAGTTTTGTGAATATTCCTGTTAATAAGTTATGTGTGAATTCATGTGAATAATAAGGTCTAACTTATAAGTTTTCAGATGaatttgttagtttctttccTTGTCAAAACTAGGTcctttttgtttgtttaattgcTATTAATCATTTGCAAATTGTAGCTTGTACATTGGGTAAAGGTGAGTTGGCAGATAATATCACCCTTTATTTTATGGATGTGCCCTCATTTAGTGCCAGCTATTCGAAAGTTGGAGCTCCTTCATCTAATTGGAAAGACCTGAATGCATTACCTTTCATCACATGAAAATACAGTACTCTTGCCATCCCCAATTCAGTTGTCCGGATTTTGTCTGTTTTACGGAAACAGAATTGTCATATATTTTGTGTAAGGAACTGATTGTCATAGAAAGCTGAATGCTATTTTGTTGAAAATGTAGTATCCTTTCATGTGCTTTGTGGTACCTCCCTGTTACTAGCTTTAttaaaatatgatcatcttatgaGAAAATATCAATGCCTTTCAATATCATATTACCAAAATTTATCATAGTTCtgcttttcttaaaaatataataaatactcCAATTCTGGAAGCAGTATACATTGTCTTCACTGGCCACTTCCATTTAACTACCACAAGACTTCATTAATTCACAGGGGCAAAATTTTGTGTGAGTGCCTCCAGTAGTATTGCTTGAGTGGAGACTTTTACCGCTTTGCTACTCATTTCCCCATTCCCTTCCTACTTTTTACTTACTTTTAGGAAGCagattattttgttccttatgAATACAGTTTAACATTTAAATTAGTTATATCTTTCTTGCTTAAGTGAATGTAAAAAAGAAGGCAATCATTAAGATTAGATGTTCAACATAATAACACTGATGTGACTTTGCAGGGTCATATGGCGAGGTATACCGTGCAGAATGGAATGGCACAGTAAGTCTTATTTCTGATTTGAATTTCTATTTCTCTACCGTGAGTAGGAATAAGAACCATAGCACATTAGCTCTAGAGTTTGAGAAGTCCCCAATTTTCTGTGTTCCATATTCTGGAGAAAGCAAAATGGATTTGCCTTTTTCATGGATCGGTTTTCTAATTTTCTGCAGGACTCTTTCAAATAGGAAAGTATTATGAAATTCTTATATGTGCCAATCCTTTCCATGAATTTGGAAATAGTAGGAGCTATTAACACTACTTGATGCATGCACACTCTCTTATCATTAGAGGCATGTCACATGTGTGCACTGTGTATTAAATGGCGTGACCAAATATTTAGTCACCTTACACCTTTTATCAAAGTTGTTTCGGAAAATGTCATTTGCAGAGGAAATTGACAAGAAGAAAATAGGCAAAAATCAAGACATCATTGAATCATATGTGGTTCTCATGATTCTAAGTGGAAGGATAGGAAGAGTTTCCACTCTACTCTACTTTTAGCGGCATTGGTACATATACATTTCTCCCTCAATTCCAATTTATGTGATGTAGTTTGACGCGGCCTGAAGTTTGAAAGTAAAGAAGACTTGAACTTGTGGTTTTGCACATACCATAACTAGCTATAtgacttttgaaatttgtggttTACACATGCCCTAACATTTATGTGGCTATAAATGAATTCCGGATAATAGTTGCTTTCTGCTTGAAGGAGCAAGGAAGAGCTAGCTTCCCATTATCAGTAAAATGAGATGTTTAAAGTTGAATTGCTTCCAAATATAGAAATTTGCTTTTCTTCTTAGAATGGATTAATAAGGGAATCctgtcacataaattggaacgGAGGGAGCATCTGTTTTCCTAGTAATATGTTTGGAATGCAAGATGATGATTAAGGTAATTTAGAAGCCAGTGGACTTCAAGTAGACTAAAAGcaactattttaaataatagtaTGCATAGTATAGACAAGATTTTCCTCTTAGATCTATGTATGTAGCCTAATAGATAAGCTGACATTTCCTTCACGAATTCCTTTCTTCCCATAGTCACTATAGTTGCAACTGAACGCACACCCATGAACTTCATTACGACTTCCTCTTTCCTACTTGTCTCCTGTCTAAAGCACCTCACAAAATCTAAAATTGGTTCAGCCAGATTTTTTTCTCTTGATTGGTAAAGGGTATTGTATTAGAAGCAGCAAACTTCTGGCAAGTATTTGCAGACGCAAGTCTCATTACAAGATGTGAAATGAACTCCAAAAGTCAACCATGGCTTCTGTATCATTAGCTATTGTCATGTTGCACCCAATAAACAGAAGAGAAATTCTTCTGTGCTCTAAACTAATTACAGATTCCtttttgctttgaaaaattcTCGGATTTCTTTCCTTCCAAATACACCACAGATGGCAGCAGGCATTGAGTTCCATATTCTTAGTTTGCCTTTTCCGGTCCTTTCATGTTCCAGCATTGCAGTAGCTCGACTGTCGCCTCAGGCATCACCCAACTGAACCCCCCACAATAGATAGTAGAAAATGCCAAATTTGTGAGGTGTAGGGACAATGTAAGAAGAGATTATTGACACTCTCCCCTTCTCACACAATGTACATCTGCTGCAGATTGTAGTTTTTCTTTTCTGAAGAATATCCTGAGTTAAACATGCTTCATGCATCACCAGCCACAAAAAAACAATTGACCTTCAAAGGTGCCTTATTTCTTCAGATGACTCTCCAAGGACAATTGGGAAAGCTGTCAGATGAATTCCTTATGATTTGATAACAACGTCTAACCTTGAATTTCCCCTTTGCATCTCCATTCCATAGTAAAGTGTCAGCTTTTGACAGAACTAGGCTTTGGCTATGTAGCTGAAGCATTAGAGAAGACACTATCAAACTCCCAATCATTTATATTGTGTCTAAAAGTGAAGTTCCAGCCATGTTCTGACCAATAATCAGCCAGATTCTAATTGAGCATTTTGCTCCTAATTTGAACTTGCAAGTAAATTTCATTTAGACATTCAAACTATGGCATGGTCATATTTGCACCTGCACATGCCCTCAAATTTTGGAAGAACTTTTGTTCATGTTCTCAAGCTCTCATTACGTAGATAAGTTAACCACATAAAATATGTCGCATCCTTTAATTATACACATTAACCGTAGTTGGAACATGCATGAGGTTTTCTGGCCTATTGAGGCTAATGCAAATAATCAAAGGAGGTGAGATACAACTAGTTAACTTTTCTATGTAATGGGTGCTTCAGAACACGCGCATAAGATTTTCTAAAATATGAGGTGAAAGTGTCTAATTGGAACACTTTAATATGTGTTCAGGTGCTCAACCAGAATAGGCCGTAGTTCGAGTGTTCAAATGAAATTTATTGGCATGTTTAAGGGGTTGTCGATGTATTCTGCCTATACACTTCCTTTTCTGGTAAGAATGTATATACAACACACATATATGCTCACATAGTGAGAAATATTTGTACGTGTAATAGTGATGGTCTCTCTTTACCGAAGCAATCTACCCCTAGCTTAATGTTTTAACCATTTTCTTTCATTCTCCATTTATCTTAGAATCGCAAACCATGCACTCTAATTCACTGTTAATTGTATGAGCTATTTAGATTCTCTTTAAAATTGAAGAGATTGTAAAGTGGTCTAGAACCTTAAATGGTATTAACATATGAAACACTATGTTTAGAAACCATGGCAAGGAAGAGACATggaggtatatttttgaaaaatcccATTCTCTTGGTTTTTCAGTTCGTTTTGCTAAGTCCCCCAAAATTAGACTTAATCAAATCAAATAGGCTATGCCCTCAAACTAAATTCATTAGATGGAAAGTGCCTTGTTGtttgctttttgcggatgatgtaatcttgattgatgagacacgtaggtggagttaatgctaaattggaggtttggaggcaaactctcGAGTCTAGaggatttaggttgagtaggtctaagacgaaatatttggagtgtaagttcagtgaggTGTCTCATGAGTCCGATGTGGTGGTTAAGTTTGATACTCATTTTATCAGTAAGAGATAGTTCAattatctggggtctatgattcaggagaatAGAGAGATTGATGAAGATATCACTCATCGAATtggggtagggtggatgaaatggaggctcgcctctGGAATCTTGTGTGGCACAAAGGTACCTCCTAAACTTAAAGGCAAGCTCTACAGAGTGGTGGTTAGTCCGGCTTTGTTGTATGGGGTGGAGTGTTGAAGATGAAAGTGGAGGAGATGAGAATGCTTCGGTGGATGTATGggtgtactaggaaagataggattagaaatgaggctattcgagataaggtgggagtggctttggtCGAAGCCAAGATGAtggaagcgaggttgagatgggttggtcatgtgatgaggaggagcacggatgccatagtacggaggtgtgagaggttgattagggatggtttcaagtgacttagaggtagaccgaagaaatattggagggaggtgattagacatgacatggagcagctccagTTTACCAAGGACATGGCCttggataggaagttgtggaggaggctgattagggtagaaggttagtatgagtttaggattttatattttttattgtattactTAGTGTATCTTGTTTATGGTATTGTTGGATAtgttaatttctattgtatcttgttcttttactattccttgtctaGATCTATTgggaacaacctctctatctctatctcacatttgaggtaatggtatggactgcgtacacttaccctctccagaccccacttggtgggaatatactgggtatgttgttgttgtgaataaTCAGAGAGACAGTGTAGAATAAAGCGGAATTAATGAACTACAAATTTTGGGAAAAGGCTGGGCATAGTTATAACAATCAAATAACCTGGCTGGGCATAGTTATAACAATCAAATAACCTAATCTATGTAaattaatcaaatcaatatgaaattatgaattgtgtgcTAATCTTAACAGTCTCCTTGAAGCATTTTTTTCATAGGCTCAAAACATGTTGCAAATGTATTGAATTCGAGGAATTTTGTAAGAACATTGGCTTGTGGGTCATTTAAGTCGATGAAGCTAGAAGCAATTCATCTGGATTCAATTTTATGTTACTAAAACACAATCCACCTCTACGTCACCTCAACTCTTGGAGAAGTCATTTCTTTACTAGATATATATGGTTGCATGGGTCATAGCTTGATATTCAGATTTTGTACTAAATTAGTGACAAGATCTTGGTTTTCACTCTTCAAAGAAATTAGATTTTCCCTAATCAATGGCATAGTATTTAGAGGTAGATTGTCTTATCTAATCAGGAACTTGCCCAATACAACTTTTCTTCTAATCCAAGCTAATTGGGGTCAGTTATATATATCCTTACCATTCATTTCATTCTACTTGGTCATGCTTAGGAGCACATCCCAATGTATTCTGTTGTGTAGGATAAATAGAAGTAAGAGCGAATATATGCACCACAAATTTAGTCGGTATAAGAAAAGAGAAGTTAAGGTGAGATTAGATGGAATTGTTGTGTCTAAAGCAAACAATGCAGATATCTTGGTTCATTCCAGGAGAATGGAATGGTAGATGATGATGTTAAACAGAATCAAATCGGATGGTTTAAATGCAAATTTGCTACCAGGGTGTTATGTGATGGAAGCATGCCTACCAAAATGAAAGATAAGTTCTATACAACAGTTATGAGGCCAACAATATATACGGGAATGAATGTTGCGCCTTTAAATTCCAACACATCTGTAAGATGAGTGTTATGGAGATGTGTATGCTCATACAAGATTAAAATATACAACATTCGCCAAAAGGTGCATAGCacatgtatattcaacattcgCCAAAAGGTGCATAGCACATgttgaagataaaataaaagtttGCATGATATAGTTTGGTCATGTCCCGCGTCAACATCCGGATGCACCGGCTCATAAATGTAATACTAATACCATGGTGAGTGAATGTGTTAACTGAAATCATGTGGAAAGAAGTTATCTAAAAGACCTATAATTTCTTTGGAATCCGTGCAAACTTACCAAAACTCAAGGCACAATGGAAAAAAGAACTATATAAGTTATCCAATTAGTTAGGAATATGCTTTGGTCATGTTAGTACATCTGTTTTAGGTTTTGTGCTTTTTAGCATTCTTTTAGCCCTATCTGAGATTTTTATGCCGAGAGAAATATAGATAACTTTGGGTactctttctatatttttatttttagcccTTTCTGAGATTTTTTTTTCCTAGTGTTTGTGTTCTTTGGTATCACGTCAAATCTTTGTTCTGGTTACTTGCTAGAGTTCTAGAAAGTTGGCATGCACTGGTCACTCACTGTCCGTCCGATACTTTGTACCGATAAAATTTCTGAAAGAAATTGACTAGCATCCCGCATCTCTGTGCCGATAGCATGAGAGTGGTCTGTATTGTTTACAGTAGTGATTGTATAATTATCTAACACCTTTTATCTGTAAATTTAATGTTGCAGGAAGTTGCAGTGAAGAAATTCATGAATCAGGATATAACAAGTGATGCCCTAGCACAGTTTAAATGTGAAGTAAGTTGTAACTAGGCAATGATATGATGTCCCTGTACTATGAGTTCTCCTGAAATTCTAACACGCTGTGAATTTCATTTTGCAGATTGAAATTATGTTGCGGCTGAGACATCCTAATGTTGTTCTCTTCATGGGAGCTGTAACTCGTCCCCCAAATCTCTCTATACTGACTGAGTACCTGCCCAGGTTGAGAACTCTTTGCTACTTGCACATCTACTGACATACTGCAATTAGTGTTTTCCCATATCTTAAATATTTAGTCTTAGTTTCTTGgctcataatatttttcaaaattatggaCATTGTTGCCGGTTTGGTAGTGGCTTGTACCTTTTGCCTTTGTGTTCTCTCAAATCTTTGTAATGTGTTTGTGAAATGATGCTCTTGTTTATTTCTTCGCTTAGCAAATGATTACACAGTTTAAAATGTTCGGGAAACTCTTATCTCATCTGATACCTCCTAGAtctttctttctcaaaaaaatacctCCTAGATCTATTGCCATTGATGCTGAGATACTTGATAGTATCACATTTGTGTTGAGTAATATGTCAATTTGTTTCTCTTCTGAAGCATATCTGATAGCCATAGTTTTGGTGCAGGGGAAGTTTATATAAGCTACTGCATCGTCCAAGTATCCAAATTGAGGAGAAAAAGCGTTTGCGGATGGCACTTGATGTGGTATTTATTGGAGGCGGAACACCTTGGTTTGTTGTCAGATCTAGTTTCCTGTTTTCTAATGTCTCAACTTCTTGTAGGCCAAAGGAATGAATTACTTGCACACAAGCAACCCTCTCATTGTGCATCGAGATTTGAAGACTCCAAATCTTCTGGTTGATAAAAATTGGGTTGTTAAGGTGCGTCTTACTTGAATCTTGTAATAGTGTGTCTGACTTGAATCTTGTAATAGTAGCCTATAAAATTTGTAAGAAGTAAGCTTTTGTTTATCCCCCAATAATCCATGCTTCCTCCATGTTTGAAGGTTTGTGATTTTGGGATGTCCCGCATGAAGCACCACACATTTCTCTCTTCAAAGTCAACTGCCGGAACGGTGATTGCATGTTCACTTTTATGAAAGTTTATGCCATCTGTCCAGGCTTCTTTCCTACTGTTCTCTACCCTTTGAGAACAAAAACAAGAACTAACAAAGATTGTGGTCTAGAGAGGTTGAGAAGAGATAAGATCTGAAACCTTCAAATTTGCTAATAGTATTCCATTAATTGCAGGCTGAATGGATGGCACCAGAAGTTTTACGGAATGAACCATCCAATGAAAAGTGAgtttattctttattaatatCCTTCGTTAGCGAACTTTTTTATGGTTATTAGTTTTGTATGTTCATGAATGTGTTTGGTTTGTCTGGTTTGCAGATCTGATGTGTTCAGTTTTGGTGTAATACTCTGGGAGTTAGCTACTCTCAAAGTGCCATGGACAGGGATGAACTCAATGCAAGTTGTTGGAGCCGTTGGTTTTCAGGGTAGACGCCTTGATATTCCTGCAAGTGTTGATCCCATAATTGCAGAGATTATAAGTGAATGTTGGAATCAGTATGTATCTTTTGAACTTGATATAATTTCATGTGCAAATGAATTTCAAGTGTGTTCATGTCCAGAAGAGTCTTCATTTAAATGACTAATGTCCTTCTCTGCAGAAATCCCCAAGTGCGCCCCTCTTTTGGGCAGATTATAAGTCGTCTTAAGCGTCTTCAGCATCTTAATGTCAAGGGATTTGAAACTTGTACAGATCAGCATAAAGGTTGACAGGTTAGGCATTGTTGTAATAATAACAGAAGCTTGTTGCTGGGCTCAAAGAGCCAGAGCAACTGAGAATTGATTGCAAAGTCTTGTAGATGCAAAGAAGCACACTAGAAAACCCTGGATTGGAAGCTGTTGGTTCATTCGAAGTGGGGACTCAACGCAACCAAATCAGAAACAAGCAGATATCTCCAAGGTAATGGCTGCGGGAAGTGCAGTAGTTGAAAATTAGTTCATAGTGATCGTTGTATCAAGTCTTCAATTatgtaaaaggaaaaagaaaaaaaaaatcccttttagttttagttagtttttaggCTGATGAATGCACTACCATTGAGATTTGTAATGAGTTCCACAAAGGAGCAACAGAGGAAAAGTCTCAATTCTGTGAAGGTCGTCGAAGGAAGCAATTGTAAACAGTCGGTCTCTGCAGGTTGTACCAACAGAAGAATAAATGGAAATGAGGAAAATTTGCTACATTACCATCTTTATTCTCTGTGTCGTGCTTATATAGTGACGACAATTTTGTGTACAGTAATACCTGCACAATGAGTACAGTGCTAAACTTATTTTCTAGGCGTAGAAGTACCACCAacctgaataaggagtttatgtCCCGTGGATTAACTCATTGTAAAAAAGGTTAATTAAATTCACCTACTACTTTTGCGCGGGTGAACTGCTCTGTTTTGGCTTGATTTCTTTGTTTAAATGCTTTTGTACATAAGCTTATCTTCTATTACATTTGTGACCAAAATGACAACTAGCTGCGGCAAatcaaggagttaaaagaatgCGAGATGTCACTTGTATTTGTTTACACTAAAAATGGTATAGTATATGAGGTCATTGTATTTGTTTGCACTCAAAATGTTATAGTATATGATGCTCAGAGCACGCGTCCTAATTTAAGTCTTGTTTAGATCCGTCTACTAGTGGTTTCGTTactaaaaggaaagaaatagCACTAGAATAAAGCAGTAAAGCAGAATGAATGTAAATTCATGCGTTTCGATCTTTTGCTAGTGTTTCCCTGAACCACAGCTACAACTCCGGTAATGTCTGTGAATGACTAAGTAAAACAAAGGAACGTTAAGTGGACTTTGGTAAAAAGAAAGtgtaatattgttgttgtattgctTGGAATGCAGAATGCCCTTACATATGGGAGTGAACTATTTATTGACGACAATAGTGAGGCCATAGCCAATACAAAAATTACACTAGagtaggggtcgtttggtagtgtataagaataatgcaaaatatagtatATTAGTAGTGCTTTTATT encodes:
- the LOC124890912 gene encoding serine/threonine-protein kinase EDR1-like (The sequence of the model RefSeq protein was modified relative to this genomic sequence to represent the inferred CDS: added 423 bases not found in genome assembly) translates to MSKMKHLLRKLHIGGGVADPPPHHTPHLTSPPPVIDPSQQQTNRLVQSVSTSSLPPKTTPSSSSALPKPLELNSVSASASESADFNYFEEEFQVQLALAISVSDPDSREDPETAQIKAAQEISLGCSPFENPVEFLSLRYWNYNVVNYDERVMDGFYDVYGINSNATIQGKMPLLVDLKAVSVLDNVDYEVILVNRAADMELRQLEDRVYFMSRECRALKKVPVTSFLVEKIADLVVNRMGGPVNDAEEMSKKWTARSYQLRVSLNSIILPLGCLDIGHSRHRALLFKVLADRINLPCKLVKGSYYTGTDDGAVNLIKFDNGSEYIIDLMGAPGALIPTEAPSAQLQSYAVDVHSVTPLPSGGTIISFPVLDTQTGTESGSVTTTHGAANTLISSTEPAFYRNEAKGDCGVRTVSTQIEHDSGNLLPLSPRLCDASAVSHDNASIAQITQAREACENVNGLAENSEVKLQGVFSQSQMYLQPDLVLGVVAGKNQLSEERIVDTRQSSENNMQSLVAFTRMQFPYSISYKSEQYTVAAPGDHTLNDTSGDKFYREKFGNISDNNCTFKDKESTTKAREMVTCMQSKSYAVQKEQLDPMLRGVGEWEIPWENLHVFERIGIGSYGEVYRAEWNGTEVAVKKFMNQDITSDALAQFKCEIEIMLRLRHPNVVLFMGAVTRPPNLSILTEYLPRGSLYKLLHRPSIQIEEKKRLRMALDVAKGMNYLHTSNPLIVHRDLKTPNLLVDKNWVVKVCDFGMSRMKHHTFLSSKSTAGTAEWMAPEVLRNEPSNEKSDVFSFGVILWELATLKVPWTGMNSMQVVGAVGFQGRRLDIPASVDPIIAEIISECWNQNPQVRPSFGQIISRLKRLQHLNVKGFETCTDQHKG